From Fusobacterium simiae, a single genomic window includes:
- the acpP gene encoding acyl carrier protein, with amino-acid sequence MLDKVKEIIVEQLGVDADQIKPESNFVDDLGADSLDTVELIMSFEEEFGVEIPDTEAEKIKTVQDVINYIEANKK; translated from the coding sequence ATGTTAGATAAAGTAAAAGAAATTATAGTTGAACAATTAGGAGTGGATGCTGATCAAATTAAACCTGAATCAAATTTCGTAGATGATTTAGGAGCAGATTCTTTAGATACTGTTGAATTAATAATGTCTTTTGAAGAAGAATTTGGAGTAGAAATTCCAGATACTGAAGCAGAAAAAATTAAAACTGTACAAGATGTTATAAACTACATAGAAGCAAATAAGAAATAA
- the fabD gene encoding ACP S-malonyltransferase has product MGKVAFVYPGQGTQYVGMGKKLYENNSKAKELFDKIFNSLDINLKEVMFEGPEDLLKRTDYTQPAIVSLSLVLTELLKEKGIEADYVAGHSVGEFAAFGGAGYLSIEDAVKLVAARGRIMREVAEKVNGSMAAVLGMDADKIKEILKSVDGVVEAVNFNEPNQTVIAGAKEAVEKACVVLKEAGAKRAMPLAVSGPFHSSLMKEAGEQLKEEAQKYTFNIGKVKIVANTTAEFLETDAEVKDEIYRQSFGPVKWVDTINKLKSLGVTKIYEIGAGKVLSGLIKKIDKEIEVENIELIEA; this is encoded by the coding sequence ATGGGAAAAGTTGCTTTTGTTTATCCAGGACAAGGTACACAGTATGTTGGCATGGGTAAAAAACTATATGAAAATAATAGTAAAGCAAAAGAATTATTTGATAAGATTTTTAATTCTTTGGATATTAACTTAAAAGAAGTGATGTTTGAAGGGCCAGAAGATTTATTAAAGAGAACAGATTATACCCAACCTGCAATAGTTAGTTTAAGTTTAGTTTTAACTGAACTTTTAAAAGAAAAAGGAATAGAGGCTGATTATGTTGCAGGACATTCTGTTGGAGAATTTGCAGCTTTTGGTGGAGCAGGCTATCTTTCAATAGAAGATGCAGTAAAACTTGTTGCAGCAAGAGGAAGAATAATGAGAGAAGTTGCAGAAAAAGTAAATGGAAGTATGGCAGCTGTTCTTGGTATGGATGCAGATAAAATAAAAGAAATTTTAAAATCAGTTGATGGAGTGGTTGAAGCGGTAAACTTTAATGAACCAAATCAAACTGTTATTGCTGGGGCTAAAGAAGCAGTGGAAAAGGCTTGCGTGGTTTTAAAAGAAGCAGGAGCTAAAAGAGCAATGCCTCTTGCAGTATCCGGACCTTTCCATTCATCACTTATGAAGGAAGCAGGAGAACAATTAAAAGAAGAAGCTCAAAAATATACTTTTAATATAGGAAAAGTAAAAATAGTAGCAAATACAACTGCTGAATTTTTAGAAACTGATGCTGAAGTGAAAGATGAAATTTATAGACAAAGTTTTGGACCTGTAAAATGGGTAGACACTATAAATAAATTAAAATCATTAGGTGTTACAAAAATTTATGAAATAGGTGCTGGAAAAGTTTTGTCAGGACTTATCAAGAAAATTGATAAGGAAATAGAAGTAGAAAATATTGAATTAATTGAAGCATAA
- a CDS encoding beta-ketoacyl-ACP synthase III has translation MQSIGIKGIGYYVPENVFTNFDFEKIIDTSDEWIRTRTGIIERRFASKDQATSDLAYEAALKAIKNARIKKEDVDLIILATTTPDYIAQGASCIVQHKLGLKDIPCFDVNAACTGFIYSLSVAYALVNSKIYKNILVIGAETLTRIIDIKNRNTAVLFGDGAAAAIIGEVEEGYGILGFSIGAEGEDDMILKIPAGGSKKPNDEETVKNRENFVVMKGQEVFKFAVRVLPKVTLDALEQAKLNVNDLAMVFPHQANLRIIEAAAKRMKYPLEKFYVNLDRYGNTSSASVGIALGEAIEKGLVKKGDNIALTGFGGGLTYGSVIIKWAY, from the coding sequence ATGCAAAGTATAGGAATAAAAGGAATAGGATATTATGTTCCAGAGAATGTATTTACAAATTTTGATTTTGAAAAAATTATAGATACAAGTGATGAATGGATTAGGACAAGAACAGGAATAATAGAAAGGAGATTTGCTTCAAAAGACCAAGCAACTTCTGACTTGGCTTATGAAGCAGCTTTAAAAGCAATTAAAAATGCAAGAATTAAAAAAGAAGATGTGGATTTAATTATATTAGCAACTACTACGCCAGATTATATTGCTCAGGGGGCTTCTTGTATAGTACAACACAAATTAGGTTTAAAAGATATCCCTTGTTTTGATGTTAATGCTGCTTGTACAGGATTTATTTACAGCTTGTCAGTTGCTTATGCATTAGTAAATTCAAAAATATATAAAAATATACTTGTTATAGGAGCTGAAACTCTAACAAGAATAATAGATATTAAAAATAGAAATACAGCAGTATTATTTGGAGATGGAGCAGCGGCTGCAATAATAGGTGAGGTTGAAGAAGGATATGGAATTTTAGGATTTTCAATAGGAGCTGAAGGTGAAGATGATATGATACTTAAAATTCCTGCAGGTGGAAGTAAAAAACCTAATGATGAAGAAACTGTAAAAAATAGAGAAAATTTTGTTGTAATGAAAGGACAAGAAGTTTTTAAATTTGCAGTTAGAGTTTTACCAAAGGTAACATTAGATGCATTAGAACAAGCTAAACTGAATGTAAATGATTTAGCTATGGTATTCCCTCATCAAGCAAATTTAAGAATAATAGAAGCAGCAGCAAAGAGAATGAAATATCCATTAGAAAAATTCTATGTAAATTTAGATAGATATGGAAATACTTCATCTGCTTCAGTTGGAATAGCACTAGGAGAAGCAATAGAAAAAGGACTTGTTAAAAAAGGAGATAATATTGCTTTAACTGGTTTTGGAGGAGGATTAACTTACGGCTCAGTTATTATAAAATGGGCTTATTAG
- the plsX gene encoding phosphate acyltransferase PlsX, which produces MKIALDAMSGDFAPISTVKGAIEALEEIERLEVILVGKESIIKEELKKYKYDTKRIEIKNADEVIEMTDDPVKAVREKKDSSMNVCIDLVKDKIAQASVSCGNTGALLASSQLKLKRIKGVLRPAIAVLFPNKKEQGTLFLDLGANSDSKPEFLNQFATMGSKYMEIFLNKKNPKVALLNIGEEESKGNELTRETYSLLKENKDIDFYGNIESTKIMDGDVDVVVTDGFTGNILLKTSEGIGKFIFHIVKESIMESWVSKLGALLVKGAIKKVKKKTEASEYGGAIFLGLSELSLKAHGNSDSRAVKNALKVASKFIELNFIEELRKTMEG; this is translated from the coding sequence ATGAAAATAGCCTTAGATGCTATGAGCGGAGATTTTGCTCCAATATCAACTGTGAAAGGTGCTATTGAAGCTTTAGAAGAAATTGAAAGACTGGAAGTAATTTTAGTTGGGAAGGAAAGTATCATAAAGGAAGAATTAAAAAAATATAAGTATGATACAAAGAGAATTGAAATTAAAAATGCTGATGAAGTTATAGAGATGACAGATGATCCTGTGAAAGCAGTAAGGGAAAAAAAAGACTCATCTATGAATGTCTGTATAGATTTAGTAAAAGACAAGATAGCTCAAGCATCAGTTTCTTGTGGAAATACAGGAGCACTTTTAGCAAGCAGTCAGCTAAAATTAAAAAGGATAAAGGGAGTGTTAAGACCAGCAATAGCAGTCTTATTCCCTAATAAAAAAGAACAAGGAACTTTATTTTTAGACTTAGGAGCTAATTCAGATTCTAAACCAGAATTTTTAAATCAATTTGCTACAATGGGTTCAAAGTATATGGAAATATTTTTAAATAAAAAAAATCCTAAAGTAGCACTTTTAAATATTGGTGAAGAAGAATCAAAAGGGAATGAACTTACTAGAGAAACATATAGTCTACTAAAAGAAAATAAAGATATAGATTTTTATGGAAATATTGAAAGCACAAAAATTATGGATGGAGATGTTGATGTAGTTGTAACTGATGGCTTTACAGGAAATATACTGTTAAAAACATCAGAGGGAATTGGGAAGTTTATATTCCATATTGTAAAAGAATCTATAATGGAAAGTTGGGTTTCAAAATTAGGAGCTCTTTTAGTTAAAGGAGCTATAAAAAAAGTTAAAAAGAAAACTGAAGCATCTGAGTATGGAGGAGCAATATTTTTAGGATTAAGTGAACTTTCATTAAAAGCACATGGAAACTCTGATAGTAGAGCTGTAAAAAATGCTTTAAAAGTGGCTAGTAAGTTTATTGAATTAAATTTTATTGAAGAACTTAGAAAAACAATGGAGGGATAG